A portion of the Symphalangus syndactylus isolate Jambi chromosome 13, NHGRI_mSymSyn1-v2.1_pri, whole genome shotgun sequence genome contains these proteins:
- the LOC129460811 gene encoding hydroxycarboxylic acid receptor 2 produces MNRHYLQDHFLEIDKKNCCVFRDDFIAKVLPPVLGLQFIFGLLGNGLALWIFCFHLKSWKSSRIFLFNLAVADFLLIICLPFLMDNYVRRWDWKFGDIPCRLMLFMLAMNRQGSIIFLTVVAVDRYFRVVHPHHALNKISNRTAAIISCLLWGITIGLTVHLLKKKMPIQNGGANLCSSFSICHNFRWHEAMFLLEFFLPLGIILFCSARIIWSLRQRQMDRHAKIKRAITFIMVVAIVFVICFLPSVAVRIRIFWLLHTLGTQNCEVYRSVDLAFFITLSFTYMNSMLDPVVYYFSSPSFPNFFSTLINRCLRRKMTGEPDNNRSTSVELTGDPNTTRGAPEALMANPGEPWSPSYLGPNSP; encoded by the coding sequence ATGAATCGGCACTATCTGCAGGATCACTTTCTGGAAATAGACAAGAAGAACTGCTGTGTGTTCCGAGATGACTTCATTGCCAAGGTGTTGCCGCCAGTGTTGGGGCTGCAGTTTATCTTCGGGCTTCTGGGCAATGGCCTTGCCCTGTGGATTTTCTGTTTCCACCTCAAGTCCTGGAAATCCAGCCGGATTTTCCTGTTCAACCTGGCAGTGGCTGACTTTCTACTGATCATCTGCCTGCCGTTCCTTATGGACAACTATGTGAGGCGTTGGGACTGGAAGTTTGGGGACATCCCTTGCCGGCTGATGCTCTTCATGTTGGCCATGAACCGCCAGGGCAGCATCATCTTCCTCACGGTGGTGGCCGTGGACAGGTATTTCCGGGTAGTCCATCCCCACCATGCCCTGAACAAGATCTCCAATCGGACAGCAGCCATCATCTCTTGCCTTCTGTGGGGCATCACTATTGGCCTGACAGTCCACCTCCTGAAGAAGAAGATGCCAATCCAGAACGGCGGTGCAAATTTGTGCAGCAGCTTCAGCATCTGCCATAACTTCCGGTGGCACGAAGCCATGTTCCTCCTGGAGTTCTTCCTGCCCCTGGGCATCATCCTGTTCTGCTCAGCCAGAATTATCTGGAGCCTGCGGCAGAGACAAATGGACCGACATGCCAAGATCAAGAGAGCCATCACCTTCATCATGGTGGTGGCCATCGTCTTTGTCATCTGCTTCCTTCCCAGCGTGGCTGTGCGGATACGCATCTTCTGGCTCCTGCACACTTTGGGCACGCAGAATTGTGAAGTGTACCGCTCAGTGGACCTGGCGTTCTTTATCACTCTCAGCTTCACCTACATGAACAGCATGCTGGACCCCGTGGTGTACTATTTCTCCAGCCCATCCTTTCCCAACTTCTTCTCCACTTTGATCAACCGTTGCCTCCGGAGGAAGATGACAGGTGAGCCAGATAATAACCGCAGCACGAGCGTCGAGCTCACGGGGGACCCGAACACAACCAGAGGCGCTCCAGAGGCGTTAATGGCCAACCCCGGTGAGCCATGGAGCCCCTCTTATCTGGGCCCAAACTCTCCTTAA